In one window of Eggerthella guodeyinii DNA:
- a CDS encoding ATP-binding protein yields the protein MMAEIENGAVFDPAAGEPAPRRSIYDLVKTRADELAVSLTAEELAALAERSDMGESELQAVASVFEYLAEKHHEATIATMLKMSRLPRKEPKTFGNFDYGRIQGRDAGALRKLSALSNLHARKNIALIGPHGVGKTHLAQAYGRECCQQSFKAYFLKASELRDKLSKAAKSPNPGKTVSSLVKPSCLIVDEVGRCTFDKACTDLFFDIIDRRYEKECPNTLILTSNYPVVNWSEFFTGDETLLCMLDRIFDKATVFMMRGPSYRGAGLDTYSVEAVPNAVKLK from the coding sequence ATGATGGCCGAGATCGAAAACGGCGCCGTCTTCGATCCTGCCGCCGGCGAACCTGCCCCACGCCGAAGCATCTACGATCTCGTTAAAACCCGCGCCGACGAGCTGGCCGTCAGCTTGACGGCGGAAGAGCTGGCCGCGTTGGCAGAAAGGTCGGACATGGGAGAGTCGGAGCTTCAGGCCGTGGCCTCGGTGTTCGAGTATCTGGCGGAAAAGCATCACGAGGCCACGATAGCGACCATGCTCAAGATGAGCCGCCTGCCCCGCAAGGAGCCCAAGACCTTCGGGAACTTCGACTACGGCCGCATCCAGGGTCGCGATGCGGGGGCGCTCAGGAAGCTGTCGGCGCTGTCGAACCTGCACGCGCGCAAGAACATCGCGCTCATCGGCCCCCATGGCGTCGGAAAAACGCACCTTGCCCAAGCCTACGGCCGGGAGTGCTGCCAGCAAAGCTTCAAAGCCTACTTCCTGAAGGCCTCCGAACTCAGAGACAAGCTGAGCAAGGCGGCGAAGAGCCCGAACCCCGGCAAGACCGTGAGCTCGCTGGTAAAGCCGTCGTGCCTCATCGTCGACGAAGTGGGCCGCTGCACCTTCGATAAGGCGTGCACGGATCTTTTCTTCGACATCATTGACCGCCGTTATGAAAAGGAATGCCCGAACACCCTCATCCTCACGAGCAATTATCCCGTGGTCAACTGGAGCGAGTTCTTTACGGGTGACGAAACGCTTCTTTGCATGCTCGACCGCATCTTCGATAAAGCCACGGTGTTCATGATGAGGGGCCCGAGCTACCGCGGCGCCGGGCTTGATACCTACTCTGTCGAGGCGGTTCCCAATGCGGTAAAGCTTAAGTAA